A DNA window from Methylocystis heyeri contains the following coding sequences:
- a CDS encoding heme lyase CcmF/NrfE family subunit: MIVETGHFALVLALALALAQAFIPFAGARLGDSALMGVARPAAIAQFALVALAYGALTYAHVASDFSLLNVIENSHSAKPLIYKISGVWGNHEGSMLLWVLVLSFCGALIAAFSAAMPARLRADTLAMQGLLGAAFLLFILLTSNPFARVAQAPWEGRDLNPILQDPGLAIHPPLLYLGYVGFSVVFSFAAAALIGGRIDAAWARIIRPWTLGAWLSLTLGIAMGSYWAYYTLGWGGFWFWDPVENASLMPWLAGTALVHSAAVMEKREALKIWTIFLSILAFSLSLLGTFLVRSGVLTSVHAFASDPERGVFILAILVFFIGGALALFALRAGALPVGGLFTPISREGALVVNNLLLTVCCATVVIGTLYPLALEAMTGEKISVGAPFFNTVLIPIALPLALLIPIGQMLAWKRGDLPAALQRLRAAFVAGLLALGAFGAFEGAPWLSVVAAGVAVYLVVGSLSELMQRALLRGGSPGATLARFLGLPLSAFGTAIAHAGMGLSLLGLAATGWGVENIVTMSVGNAYEVGPYRIVLTDIAPRSGPNYTETYATMDVRRDGAVVARIEPAKRFYQARKMARTEAGIATLGLGQVYAALGESHADGTVDARLYYKPLVTLIWIGALVMALGGAFSLADRRLRIGVARRASAPLPQAAE, translated from the coding sequence ATGATCGTCGAAACCGGACATTTCGCCCTCGTTCTGGCGCTGGCCCTTGCGCTGGCCCAGGCTTTCATTCCCTTTGCGGGCGCCCGCCTCGGCGACAGCGCCCTGATGGGGGTCGCACGCCCGGCGGCGATCGCGCAATTCGCGCTGGTCGCCCTGGCTTATGGCGCGCTCACCTACGCCCATGTCGCTTCGGATTTCTCGCTTCTCAATGTGATCGAGAACTCCCATTCGGCCAAGCCCTTGATCTACAAGATTTCCGGCGTGTGGGGGAACCACGAAGGCTCCATGCTTTTGTGGGTGCTGGTGCTTTCCTTCTGCGGGGCGCTGATCGCCGCCTTCTCGGCCGCCATGCCGGCGCGGCTTCGCGCCGACACGCTGGCGATGCAGGGACTCCTGGGCGCGGCTTTCCTGCTCTTCATCCTGCTGACTTCCAATCCCTTCGCCCGCGTCGCGCAGGCGCCCTGGGAAGGGCGCGACCTCAACCCGATCCTGCAGGACCCCGGCCTCGCTATTCATCCTCCGCTGCTGTACCTCGGCTATGTCGGCTTCTCGGTGGTGTTCTCCTTCGCCGCCGCCGCCCTCATCGGCGGGCGCATCGACGCCGCCTGGGCCCGCATCATCCGGCCCTGGACGCTGGGGGCCTGGCTGAGCCTGACGCTCGGCATCGCGATGGGTTCTTACTGGGCCTATTACACGCTCGGCTGGGGCGGATTCTGGTTCTGGGATCCGGTCGAAAACGCCTCGCTGATGCCCTGGCTCGCGGGCACCGCGCTGGTCCACAGCGCCGCGGTCATGGAAAAGCGCGAGGCGCTCAAGATCTGGACCATTTTCCTTTCGATCCTGGCCTTTTCGCTCTCGCTGCTCGGCACCTTCCTGGTGCGCTCCGGCGTGCTGACCTCGGTCCACGCCTTCGCCAGCGATCCCGAGCGCGGCGTCTTCATCCTGGCGATTCTGGTCTTCTTCATCGGCGGCGCGCTCGCGCTGTTCGCCCTGCGGGCCGGCGCCCTACCGGTCGGCGGGCTTTTCACCCCGATCTCGCGCGAGGGCGCGCTGGTGGTGAACAATCTGCTTTTGACGGTGTGCTGCGCCACGGTGGTCATCGGCACGCTTTATCCGCTGGCGCTCGAAGCCATGACGGGGGAGAAAATCTCTGTCGGCGCGCCCTTCTTCAATACGGTGCTGATCCCCATCGCTTTGCCGCTCGCCCTGCTCATTCCCATCGGGCAGATGCTGGCCTGGAAGCGCGGCGATCTTCCCGCCGCCCTGCAGCGGCTGCGCGCCGCCTTCGTCGCCGGACTGCTGGCGCTCGGCGCCTTCGGCGCTTTCGAGGGCGCGCCCTGGCTTTCGGTGGTCGCAGCGGGCGTCGCCGTCTATCTCGTGGTCGGTTCGCTCTCCGAGCTGATGCAAAGGGCGCTTCTGCGCGGCGGCTCGCCGGGGGCGACGCTCGCGCGGTTCTTGGGCCTTCCGCTGTCGGCCTTCGGCACGGCCATAGCCCATGCCGGAATGGGCCTGTCGCTGCTCGGCCTCGCCGCCACCGGCTGGGGCGTCGAGAACATCGTCACCATGAGCGTCGGCAATGCGTACGAGGTCGGCCCCTATCGGATCGTCCTTACCGATATCGCGCCGCGCAGCGGGCCGAACTACACCGAAACCTACGCCACAATGGACGTGAGGCGAGACGGCGCGGTCGTTGCCCGGATCGAACCCGCCAAGCGCTTCTACCAGGCGCGCAAAATGGCCCGCACCGAGGCCGGCATCGCCACTCTCGGCCTCGGCCAGGTCTATGCCGCGCTGGGCGAATCTCACGCCGATGGAACCGTCGACGCGCGCCTTTATTACAAGCCGCTGGTCACGCTGATCTGGATCGGCGCTCTGGTCATGGCGCTCGGCGGCGCATTTTCGCTCGCCGACCGGAGATTGCGCATCGGCGTCGCAAGGCGCGCGAGCGCCCCCTTGCCGCAGGCGGCCGAATGA
- the ccmE gene encoding cytochrome c maturation protein CcmE, translating to MTRKGKRLTLISGALAALGLAAGLVMFALRDNIVFFYTPTQLVEKHPAPGARLRIGGLVKQGSVVKGEGRDVSFVITDTAKEVAVTYTGLLPDLFREGQGVVADGVLAGEGRFRADSVLAKHDERYMPRDVAEALKKQGVWQGEKK from the coding sequence ATGACGCGCAAAGGCAAACGGCTGACGCTCATTTCCGGCGCCCTGGCGGCGCTCGGGCTCGCGGCCGGACTGGTCATGTTCGCGCTGCGCGACAATATCGTGTTCTTCTACACGCCGACGCAACTCGTCGAAAAACACCCGGCGCCCGGCGCGCGGCTGCGCATCGGCGGCCTGGTGAAGCAGGGCTCGGTCGTCAAAGGCGAGGGCCGCGACGTGAGCTTCGTAATCACCGACACCGCCAAAGAAGTGGCCGTGACCTATACCGGGCTGCTGCCGGATCTCTTCCGCGAGGGACAGGGCGTGGTCGCGGACGGCGTGCTCGCCGGCGAGGGCAGGTTCCGCGCCGACAGCGTGCTGGCCAAGCACGACGAGCGCTACATGCCGCGCGACGTGGCCGAAGCGCTCAAGAAACAAGGCGTCTGGCAGGGCGAAAAGAAATGA
- the ccmI gene encoding c-type cytochrome biogenesis protein CcmI, with protein MIWLVFALLTGAAVMAVLAPLARKNAPADASATDKAFFSEQIAEIERECAEGRLDPGDAEAARLEAARRLLRASQTGEKTSLASGKLRAAAAVATVVLVPVVALPLYLHLGSANLPDMPLAERLAKTPPHQDLSAAVAQIEAHLVQHPEDGRGFEVVAPFYLRNGRYEEAVHAFGEALRLLGATPTRHDALGEAIVIAAQGEVTPAARRQFDAALALDEKDAMARYYLGLGAAQEGESEKARDIWTKLLADAPSQAGYRDLVQGQLDKLSGGPAAEQPAATTAEGPATEQGKAIAALPRSQQEATIRGMVARLAERLAQKGDDVEGWLKLIRAYSVLSEPDKAKTALSDGKKALSGKPQEVARLDALAEQLNIGR; from the coding sequence ATGATCTGGCTCGTTTTCGCCCTTCTCACCGGCGCCGCCGTCATGGCCGTGCTCGCGCCGCTCGCCCGAAAAAACGCGCCCGCCGACGCGAGCGCCACCGACAAAGCCTTTTTCAGCGAGCAGATCGCGGAAATCGAGCGCGAATGCGCCGAAGGACGGCTCGACCCCGGCGACGCCGAGGCCGCCCGGCTGGAGGCCGCGCGCCGGCTTTTGCGCGCCAGCCAGACGGGGGAGAAAACCTCTCTCGCATCGGGAAAATTGCGCGCTGCCGCCGCCGTCGCGACCGTGGTTCTGGTTCCGGTCGTCGCTTTGCCGCTCTATCTTCATCTAGGCTCCGCCAATCTGCCGGATATGCCTCTGGCCGAGCGGCTGGCGAAGACCCCGCCGCATCAGGATCTTTCCGCAGCCGTGGCCCAGATCGAGGCCCATCTCGTCCAGCATCCCGAGGACGGGCGCGGCTTCGAGGTGGTCGCCCCCTTCTATCTGCGCAACGGCCGCTATGAAGAAGCCGTGCACGCCTTTGGCGAAGCCTTGCGGCTGCTGGGCGCGACGCCGACCCGTCACGACGCGCTCGGCGAAGCCATCGTCATCGCCGCGCAAGGCGAGGTGACGCCGGCGGCGCGCCGCCAGTTCGACGCCGCCCTCGCCCTCGACGAAAAAGACGCCATGGCGCGCTATTATCTCGGCCTCGGCGCAGCGCAGGAAGGCGAGAGCGAAAAAGCGCGCGACATCTGGACGAAGCTGCTGGCCGACGCGCCCTCGCAGGCCGGTTATCGCGACCTCGTCCAGGGCCAGCTCGACAAATTGTCCGGCGGCCCCGCGGCGGAGCAGCCGGCGGCGACGACCGCCGAGGGCCCGGCCACGGAACAGGGCAAGGCCATCGCGGCCCTGCCCAGAAGCCAGCAGGAGGCGACCATCCGCGGCATGGTGGCGAGGCTCGCGGAGCGCCTTGCCCAAAAGGGCGACGACGTGGAAGGCTGGCTGAAGCTGATCCGCGCCTACAGCGTGCTGTCCGAGCCCGATAAAGCCAAAACCGCGCTCAGCGACGGCAAAAAGGCGCTGTCGGGCAAGCCGCAGGAAGTCGCCCGGCTCGACGCGCTGGCCGAACAATTGAACATCGGAAGGTAG
- a CDS encoding type II toxin-antitoxin system RelE/ParE family toxin, with protein MEIKAKGKLKAALESEAACQKQYGRDMTKKIMLRLSVLRAAVSLADFWPPMSGPERCHELKGKRAGTFSIDLNQPYRLLFVPIEENTPTDRSDEPERWASITKIEIVGIEDTHG; from the coding sequence GTGGAGATTAAAGCTAAAGGCAAGCTTAAGGCGGCGCTAGAAAGCGAAGCGGCATGCCAAAAGCAGTATGGCCGCGACATGACGAAGAAAATCATGCTGCGCCTGAGCGTGCTGCGCGCCGCCGTGTCGCTGGCCGACTTCTGGCCACCGATGTCCGGGCCTGAACGTTGCCACGAGTTGAAAGGAAAGCGCGCGGGCACCTTTTCGATCGATCTGAATCAGCCCTATCGACTGCTATTCGTCCCAATCGAAGAGAACACGCCGACGGACCGCTCCGATGAGCCAGAGCGGTGGGCATCGATAACAAAAATAGAAATAGTCGGAATCGAGGATACCCATGGATAG
- a CDS encoding HigA family addiction module antitoxin, translating into MDSVQQATLLPPTAVPHPGEVVADYLEFQGWTQRDLARRTGLTPKTISEICNGKAPVTAPTALALEKVLQRPAHFWLNLQRQFEEAEARQLYLVRSAQWADWAHKFPLREMRKLRFLKPGQTEVDALLHFLGVSSPESWDAVWSASRVAYRQTRKFATSVEAISAWVRETELVAAELQTADFSDHLLRASIEELRRLTRIRASEVMEPIQKICSAAGVAVVWVPELHHCAISGCARMLSDRKALIALTLRYKTDDQMWFTFFHEVGHLLLHRKNRSFVLDNAADNLSDQVVDPEMQRYESEANQFAADTLIPPAALGEFVRKKSFTNEDIHDFAEEIRIGPGIVVGRLQHERLLARHQGNTLKQKLNWQLAEDDDQTWRQ; encoded by the coding sequence ATGGATAGCGTTCAGCAAGCGACTCTGCTCCCGCCGACGGCTGTCCCTCATCCTGGCGAGGTTGTGGCGGACTATCTTGAATTCCAGGGGTGGACGCAGCGCGATCTGGCGCGGCGTACGGGCCTCACGCCGAAGACCATCAGCGAGATTTGCAACGGAAAGGCTCCTGTTACAGCGCCGACGGCGCTTGCCTTGGAAAAGGTACTTCAGCGCCCCGCGCATTTTTGGCTCAACCTCCAACGTCAATTCGAAGAAGCTGAGGCGAGGCAACTCTATCTTGTGCGATCCGCTCAATGGGCTGACTGGGCTCACAAATTCCCTCTGAGGGAGATGCGGAAGCTCCGCTTTTTGAAACCGGGGCAGACGGAAGTAGATGCCTTGCTCCACTTTCTCGGGGTGTCATCTCCTGAAAGCTGGGACGCTGTGTGGAGCGCTTCTCGTGTGGCGTACCGACAAACCCGAAAATTCGCGACTAGCGTCGAAGCAATTTCCGCGTGGGTCCGCGAAACGGAGCTTGTGGCGGCAGAACTTCAGACGGCGGATTTCAGTGATCATTTGCTCCGCGCGTCGATCGAAGAGCTAAGGCGGCTGACCAGAATACGAGCCAGTGAGGTCATGGAACCAATTCAGAAAATTTGCTCTGCGGCAGGAGTTGCCGTGGTCTGGGTTCCAGAACTGCATCACTGTGCAATTAGCGGCTGTGCGCGGATGCTCTCGGACAGGAAGGCACTCATTGCGCTGACGCTCCGGTACAAGACTGACGATCAGATGTGGTTTACCTTCTTTCATGAAGTAGGTCACTTGCTTCTTCATAGAAAAAATAGATCGTTCGTTCTTGATAACGCGGCAGATAATCTTTCTGATCAGGTCGTTGATCCTGAAATGCAACGGTATGAGAGCGAGGCAAATCAGTTTGCCGCCGACACGCTGATTCCACCTGCTGCTCTCGGCGAGTTCGTGCGGAAGAAAAGTTTCACGAACGAAGACATTCACGACTTTGCGGAAGAGATCCGAATCGGTCCGGGTATCGTTGTCGGTCGATTACAACATGAACGCCTATTGGCGCGTCATCAAGGAAACACGCTCAAGCAAAAGCTCAACTGGCAACTTGCTGAGGATGACGACCAGACTTGGAGGCAATGA
- a CDS encoding DUF3656 domain-containing protein: MMIGKIFITSSGYDPQLGKHVKDPYLGPKASLGACRPDIRRRVKEGDHLFVISGKLPNVRQFVMGGFEVAQKIDAVQAYEQFPDQRLRMRDDGQLTGNVIVDGSGAQHELDTHDPATFGKRTPNYIVGTDCISLVDPTEIALGREQTLDVLREIFKKNGGSPFEIVGHYGSNLTEVQVLELRKWLRSLRKVTKAA; encoded by the coding sequence ATGATGATTGGGAAAATTTTCATAACCAGCAGCGGCTATGATCCGCAGCTTGGTAAGCATGTAAAAGACCCTTATCTCGGACCAAAGGCGAGCCTTGGAGCTTGTCGTCCCGATATCAGGCGCCGTGTCAAAGAAGGGGACCATTTGTTCGTGATATCCGGGAAGCTTCCCAATGTGCGCCAATTCGTGATGGGCGGCTTCGAAGTTGCGCAGAAGATCGACGCCGTACAAGCGTACGAGCAGTTTCCTGATCAGCGCCTTCGCATGCGCGACGATGGTCAGCTAACTGGAAACGTTATTGTCGATGGAAGCGGGGCACAGCACGAACTCGACACTCATGATCCGGCAACGTTTGGAAAGCGCACCCCAAATTATATTGTGGGCACCGATTGCATTTCCTTGGTTGATCCAACGGAGATCGCGCTCGGTCGAGAGCAAACGCTCGATGTGCTTCGGGAAATCTTTAAGAAGAACGGCGGATCACCGTTTGAGATCGTAGGTCATTACGGCTCAAACCTGACTGAAGTTCAAGTCTTAGAGCTGCGCAAATGGTTGCGTTCGCTAAGGAAAGTGACCAAAGCGGCCTAA
- a CDS encoding IS5 family transposase (programmed frameshift) yields MIPEQFWLTDAQFSKIAPHLPTDTRGKARVDDRRVISGIVQVLKSGGRWVDAPPEYGPKKTLYNRYVRWAAKGVWVDLFHALAQAGGPPTEVLIDSSAVKAHRSASGGKGGRKIRPIGRSRGGRTTKIHALTDAQCRPIAFMLTAGNVADCTAGAELLAHLPPCEVLHGDKGYDSNAIRRRIEDGGALPNIPPKANRKWKNCFSPLLYRNRNAIERMFCRLKDFRRVATRYDRNAVNFLAAVCLAATVAYWL; encoded by the exons ATGATTCCCGAACAATTCTGGCTGACAGATGCGCAGTTTTCGAAGATTGCGCCACATCTTCCCACTGACACGCGCGGCAAGGCGCGGGTCGACGACCGCAGGGTCATCAGCGGCATCGTCCAAGTGCTCAAATCCGGCGGGCGCTGGGTCGACGCACCGCCGGAATACGGGCCCAAAAAGACACTTTATAATCGCTATGTCCGTTGGGCCGCCAAGGGCGTCTGGGTCGACTTGTTCCATGCACTCGCTCAAGCCGGCGGGCCGCCGACGGAAGTTCTCATCGACTCCTCGGCGGTGAAAGCGCATCGCTCGGCCAGCGGCGGCAAAGGGGGGAGAAAAATCAGGC CCATCGGCCGCTCGCGCGGTGGACGCACAACGAAAATCCACGCGCTGACCGACGCGCAATGTCGACCCATAGCTTTCATGCTCACAGCCGGAAACGTCGCCGATTGCACAGCGGGCGCGGAACTTCTTGCCCATCTTCCGCCTTGCGAAGTCCTCCACGGCGACAAGGGATACGATAGCAACGCCATCCGCCGTAGGATCGAGGACGGCGGCGCACTGCCGAATATTCCGCCCAAGGCCAACCGCAAATGGAAGAACTGCTTTTCGCCGCTCCTCTATCGAAACCGCAACGCCATCGAGCGCATGTTCTGCCGTTTGAAGGATTTTAGACGCGTGGCGACGCGCTACGACAGAAACGCCGTCAATTTCCTCGCCGCCGTTTGCCTCGCTGCCACTGTCGCCTATTGGTTATGA
- a CDS encoding IS5 family transposase (programmed frameshift) — MIRDQFWLTDAQFSKIAPHLPTDTRGKARVDDRRVISGIVQVLKSGGRWVDAPPEYGPKKTLYNRYVRWAAKGVWVDLFHALAQAGGPPTEVLIDSSAVKAHRSASGGKGGRKIRPIGRSRGGRTTKIHALTDAQCRPIAFMLTAGNVADCTAGAELLAHLPPCEVLHGDKGYDSNAIRRRIEDGGALPNIPPKANRKWKNCFSPLLYRNRNAIERMFCRLKDFRRVATRYDRNAVNFLAAVCLAATVSYWL, encoded by the exons ATGATTCGCGATCAATTCTGGCTGACAGATGCGCAGTTTTCGAAGATTGCGCCACATCTTCCCACTGACACGCGCGGCAAGGCGCGGGTCGACGACCGCAGGGTCATCAGCGGCATCGTCCAAGTGCTCAAATCCGGCGGGCGCTGGGTCGACGCACCGCCGGAATACGGGCCCAAAAAGACACTTTATAATCGCTATGTCCGTTGGGCCGCCAAGGGCGTCTGGGTCGACTTGTTCCATGCACTCGCTCAAGCCGGCGGGCCGCCGACGGAAGTTCTCATCGACTCCTCGGCGGTGAAAGCGCATCGCTCGGCCAGCGGCGGCAAAGGGGGGAGAAAAATCAGGC CCATCGGCCGCTCGCGCGGTGGACGCACAACGAAAATCCACGCGCTGACCGACGCGCAATGTCGACCCATAGCTTTCATGCTCACAGCCGGAAACGTCGCCGATTGCACAGCGGGCGCGGAACTTCTTGCCCATCTTCCGCCTTGCGAAGTCCTCCACGGCGACAAGGGATACGACAGCAACGCCATCCGCCGTAGGATCGAGGACGGCGGCGCACTGCCGAATATTCCGCCCAAGGCCAACCGCAAATGGAAGAACTGCTTTTCGCCGCTCCTCTATCGAAACCGCAACGCCATCGAGCGCATGTTCTGCCGTTTAAAGGATTTTAGACGCGTGGCGACGCGCTACGACAGAAACGCCGTCAATTTCCTCGCCGCCGTTTGCCTCGCTGCCACTGTCAGCTATTGGTTATGA
- a CDS encoding MDR family oxidoreductase, giving the protein MSEFDCVRIDKDEAGYRARYAQISDADLMPGDVDVEVIHSAINYKDGLAVTGKAPVVRRFPMIPGVDFVGRVTASSHKDFAPGDLVVAGGCGIGEAHFGGWARMARISGDWLVPLPQDLSTVEAMAIGTAGVTAMFCILALERYGMTPECGPVVVTGAAGGVGSAAVALLARAGWKVAAVTGRPEEAEYLKSLGAQEIIDRAELAEPGKPLQSQRFAAGIDTVGSVTLANVLSQTQYDGAVAACGNARGMDLPASVAPFILRGVSLLGVESVRPRLALRREAWARLSRDFDRKALARMTETIPFPQALERARGIVEGKVRGRLVVEIG; this is encoded by the coding sequence GTGAGCGAATTCGATTGTGTCCGCATCGACAAGGACGAGGCCGGCTATCGCGCGAGATATGCGCAGATTTCGGACGCCGACCTCATGCCCGGCGACGTCGACGTCGAGGTCATCCATTCGGCCATAAACTACAAGGACGGGCTCGCCGTCACCGGCAAGGCCCCGGTGGTGCGCCGCTTTCCGATGATTCCGGGCGTGGATTTCGTCGGCCGGGTGACAGCTTCCAGCCACAAGGATTTTGCGCCCGGCGATCTCGTCGTCGCCGGCGGCTGCGGGATCGGCGAGGCGCATTTCGGCGGCTGGGCGAGAATGGCGAGGATTTCCGGCGATTGGCTGGTTCCCTTGCCGCAGGATCTTTCCACGGTCGAGGCGATGGCGATCGGCACCGCCGGCGTCACCGCCATGTTCTGCATTCTGGCGCTGGAGCGCTACGGCATGACGCCCGAATGCGGCCCCGTCGTCGTCACCGGGGCGGCGGGAGGCGTGGGTTCGGCCGCCGTCGCGCTGCTGGCGCGGGCCGGATGGAAGGTCGCCGCCGTCACCGGCCGGCCCGAGGAGGCGGAATATCTCAAAAGCCTCGGCGCGCAGGAGATCATCGACCGGGCGGAGCTCGCCGAGCCCGGCAAGCCGCTGCAGAGCCAGCGTTTTGCGGCCGGAATCGATACGGTCGGCTCGGTCACGCTGGCCAATGTCCTGTCCCAAACCCAATATGACGGGGCGGTCGCGGCCTGCGGCAATGCGCGGGGCATGGATCTGCCGGCGAGCGTCGCGCCCTTCATCCTGCGCGGCGTGTCGCTGCTCGGCGTCGAGAGCGTGAGGCCGCGGCTTGCGTTGCGGCGCGAGGCCTGGGCGCGTCTTTCCCGCGATTTCGACAGAAAGGCGCTCGCCCGCATGACCGAGACGATTCCCTTCCCGCAGGCGCTGGAGCGCGCGCGCGGCATCGTCGAGGGCAAGGTGCGAGGGCGGCTTGTTGTCGAGATCGGTTGA
- a CDS encoding bifunctional metallophosphatase/5'-nucleotidase — protein MSKSWSRRNFMMSASVAAIGWAAATGLAAATNASARLWKGKRVTLLHFTDTHAQLETHPEYLPGANPEIQMMGGYARLKTAIERERASCDGACFLADGGDDFQGSGPATWSEGEAVLDPLKALGLDVFVPGNWEPAYGPERFKRTMASLNCPVVCYNFHDIASGARLFPPSVTLERDGVKVAFVGITDISASKRHPPAEYQGMDTARMEGLRDFVKQLRAREQPDLVVAVTHTGISISRQIARETPEIDVILSGHTHERTMRPILEGKTIIVEPGCFGSFLARLDVYLDEGGVARHDYRLIPVLEGRYDEDPAVKALVDKSLAPYRERMSRPLGRTETLLMRYDVLETTADDLITDAIRKAAKADIGFSNGFRFGPPVPPNTLTEADLWNFLPMNARMKTGWITGKELRLYLENELEQVFSRDPWRLSGGWGPRASGMAIAFNALAERGRRVVSVKVDGREVEDERRYTIAGCVRGGEPVDVICRHSGTHDAQELPFTVHEAIREYLEAQPVIALRRSGREKALDLPPMVFSQDAILSSRDLAAAPTTPFGLPPG, from the coding sequence ATGAGCAAGTCCTGGAGCCGTCGAAATTTCATGATGTCCGCGAGCGTCGCCGCCATTGGATGGGCCGCCGCGACCGGCCTCGCCGCAGCGACCAATGCGTCGGCGCGCCTGTGGAAAGGAAAGCGCGTCACCCTGTTGCACTTCACCGACACGCACGCCCAGCTCGAAACCCACCCGGAATATCTGCCCGGGGCCAATCCGGAAATCCAGATGATGGGCGGCTACGCCCGGCTCAAAACGGCGATCGAGCGCGAAAGAGCCAGTTGCGACGGAGCTTGTTTTCTTGCGGACGGCGGCGATGATTTCCAGGGCTCGGGACCTGCGACCTGGTCCGAGGGAGAAGCAGTTCTCGATCCGCTCAAAGCGCTCGGTCTCGACGTTTTCGTTCCCGGCAATTGGGAGCCAGCCTATGGCCCCGAACGCTTCAAACGCACGATGGCCAGTCTGAACTGTCCCGTCGTCTGCTACAACTTCCATGATATTGCGAGCGGCGCGCGCCTGTTCCCGCCCTCCGTCACGCTGGAGCGCGACGGCGTGAAAGTGGCCTTTGTCGGAATAACCGACATCAGCGCCAGCAAGCGCCATCCGCCGGCGGAATATCAAGGCATGGACACGGCGCGCATGGAGGGGTTGCGCGATTTCGTCAAGCAGCTTCGCGCCCGCGAGCAGCCGGATCTCGTCGTCGCCGTGACCCATACCGGCATTTCCATCTCCCGCCAGATCGCGCGCGAGACGCCGGAAATCGACGTCATTCTTTCCGGTCATACGCATGAGCGCACCATGCGGCCCATTCTCGAAGGCAAGACCATCATAGTCGAACCCGGCTGCTTCGGATCTTTTCTGGCCCGGTTGGACGTCTATCTCGACGAAGGCGGCGTCGCCCGCCACGACTACCGCCTCATCCCCGTTCTGGAAGGACGTTACGACGAAGACCCTGCGGTGAAAGCCCTGGTCGACAAATCGCTGGCGCCCTATCGGGAACGCATGTCCAGGCCGCTCGGAAGAACGGAAACCCTTCTGATGCGCTACGATGTGCTGGAGACCACCGCCGACGATCTCATCACCGACGCCATACGCAAGGCCGCGAAAGCCGACATCGGATTTTCCAACGGCTTCCGCTTCGGCCCGCCCGTCCCGCCCAATACGCTGACCGAGGCGGATTTGTGGAATTTCCTGCCTATGAACGCCCGGATGAAGACGGGATGGATTACGGGTAAAGAGCTGCGCCTCTATCTCGAGAACGAGCTCGAGCAGGTGTTTTCCAGGGATCCCTGGAGACTGAGCGGCGGCTGGGGGCCGCGAGCCTCCGGCATGGCCATCGCCTTCAACGCCTTGGCGGAACGAGGTCGCCGCGTCGTCTCGGTGAAGGTCGACGGACGGGAAGTCGAGGACGAGCGCCGCTACACCATCGCCGGCTGCGTGCGCGGCGGCGAACCGGTCGACGTCATTTGCAGGCACTCCGGGACGCATGACGCGCAGGAGCTTCCTTTTACGGTTCACGAAGCGATCAGGGAGTATCTCGAGGCCCAGCCCGTAATCGCGCTGCGACGGAGCGGCCGCGAGAAGGCGCTGGATTTGCCGCCCATGGTGTTCAGCCAGGACGCGATTCTATCCAGCCGCGATCTTGCCGCAGCGCCGACCACTCCCTTCGGGCTTCCGCCCGGATAA
- a CDS encoding response regulator yields the protein MRVLIVEDDPILLDGLAIGLGLAGCTVDAVSGCADARLALETSKFDVVVLDLMLPDGSGLDLLKEKRAAGDLTPIVLLTALDRVADRVKGLDTGADDYIGKPFDLDELVARVRAAARRGEGRAEPRLKSGGLELDPARRSVTLDDRPVNVSRREFAVLLALAERPGVIKSKTELEDRLYGWQEEVESNAIEVHIHNLRAKIGRDAIQTVRGLGYRLKAER from the coding sequence ATGCGCGTGCTCATCGTCGAAGACGATCCGATCCTCTTGGACGGCCTTGCGATCGGGCTTGGACTCGCCGGCTGCACCGTCGACGCCGTGAGCGGTTGCGCCGACGCCCGCCTCGCGCTCGAAACCAGCAAATTCGACGTCGTGGTTCTCGACCTCATGTTGCCGGACGGTTCGGGACTCGATCTTTTGAAAGAAAAGCGAGCCGCCGGAGATTTGACGCCGATCGTCCTTCTGACCGCTCTCGATCGCGTGGCCGATCGCGTGAAAGGACTCGACACCGGCGCCGATGATTATATCGGCAAGCCCTTCGATCTCGACGAACTGGTGGCGCGCGTTCGCGCCGCCGCGCGGCGCGGAGAAGGCCGGGCGGAGCCGCGCCTCAAATCCGGCGGTCTGGAGCTCGATCCGGCGCGCCGCTCGGTCACGCTCGACGATCGGCCGGTCAATGTCTCCAGAAGAGAGTTCGCGGTGCTTCTGGCGCTTGCGGAACGACCCGGCGTCATCAAATCGAAGACCGAGCTCGAGGACCGCCTCTACGGCTGGCAGGAGGAAGTGGAGAGCAACGCCATCGAGGTTCACATCCACAATCTGCGCGCCAAGATCGGACGCGATGCGATTCAAACTGTGCGGGGGCTCGGCTATCGTTTGAAGGCGGAACGATGA